The following DNA comes from Rosa rugosa chromosome 5, drRosRugo1.1, whole genome shotgun sequence.
gttcatagttataggcttgctttaaataagtgagcatgggtaccgtcaaatgatcggatctaatctatgtatcgctgtggtttaccacaaactctttatctacccatagatggtagagggaggatatgtaatggtcctttctggcctgagtattattaatatatcgacatgatattcttcaaaaaaaaaaaattgagaaataaaattaaaaaggaaaccaTCTAAAACAACCTAAATCTAAACTGTGAAAATGGAAAGCATTAGCAgcaaaaagaggaagagaattcCTCCAGACTTGAGCTAAGGATTTGTGTCTTGTATCTGCAATAACATCcaccaagaaatttgattccctTTTGATGTACCCGGAAGTAACAGAATGTAGTTACTTTGCTAAGGAGTTCTGGAGTTTGGTGTCTTGGACAATGAATTTGATCCTCAAGGGGGAATGTTGTAATCCATTATACTATCCGGCAACACTTTTGAGTCACCTCAACCTCTAGATCCTTGAATTCATGAATCACAGTAGTGCAAACCAGCTCTTAGGGCTAGAGCTTCTGTAGTGAGAACATCAGAACTTCTCAAGTTTTTAGAGGCAGTTAAAAGGGCTCTCTATTTgcattttttgaaataaagccACCAGCACTTTGACAGTTAATTTTAATCGATTTATCACAAGTCAGTTTAACATAACCATTTTTAGGGGGTTGCCATTTTATCACTTTTGCAATGAATTTCTTCCTATTAGAAGAAGGaatatttctttcaaaaaaaagaaggaatatAATTTCTGTAGTTAGAAAACAAACGTAGCAGCTGAGAACATAAATCAAGCCAATCCTTGGCCTtcaattttcccaaatttttgtCTCTTTTCACGACTAGTCTCACTCTACTATCAAATATCaccctcaattctttttttttggtctaatGACCTTTACTCTAACCAAGTTCAATTTGTATGAACCTTTAAATAACTCGGATGCTTCTTATTCATCTTTGATAATTAGAATATTTCAATAAGTTGATATATCATAGATAACTAGAGCATGCTTGTCCGGTAAcgtttttaaaaatgatttttcaaaaaccgattttgaaaatgaaaacgagaaaacaagattggatttttgagatcCGAAAATGTGTCCGGTAGTTTATTCCGAAAACAATTTAAAGACCTTCATATAATAGACCAAACAAATGCAAGAGCGACGTGAGAATATGGAAGTAAAGAGCacgttcttttttttctttgttttggaaaatatatctccgtgttttctaaaatatgagaatgaaaaggtgaaaacgtctatttgtcgttttcctgttttacgagtaaaataaaaaattattttcaatttttattttctgcattttttaaaacagaccaacgaacgcattttcaagcaattttcattttataaaatgaaaaagatgacttgAAAACGTTACCGAACGCCACCTAAGTATGCAAAGAAAGAAGAGTAAGATTTTTTAATTACCTAACAGTAGATAGTCTGAAATTTAAAACTATACTTGCaaataagaaaaatatattttaccataatatttttaaattatttagaACTAGGTCAAAAAAACATTCCGACACTTTGAGAAACACACtatattttcttaaataatagtatatataatattttttaattattaaagtACATACATATAACTAACTAGGTTAAAGGGCATTATTGTAAATTTTAAACAAACCTTCAAAGGGCATTATAAGAAATTTTCTATAATACCCTTCTAATGGTTTATTTGGTAGTATAAATTCAACCACGTACATAGCCACAATTCTTATCTTTTTCACTCACCCCTCACAGTCTCTTGTTATCGTAATAAAAAATGGGAAAGCTCTCTAAGGCCGAGAAGAAGATCAACTACGATGCCAAGCTCTGCCGGCTTCTCGACGACTACGCCCAGGTTCTCATCGTCGCCGCCGATAACGTCGGCTCCAATCAGCTCCAGAACATCCGCCAGGGCTTACGCGGCCACTCCATCGTTCTCATGGGGAAGAACACCATGATGAAGAGGTCCATCAAGATCCATGCTGAAAAGACCGGTAACAATGCTATTCTCAACCTCGTCCCCCTCCTCGTGTTAACTTTCTCGCCCTCCCTCTTAACTTTTACCGCacatgtttttactttttactgcTATTCATCATTTGCGTGATTTGTTGCCTAGGGTAATGTGGGTTTGATCTTCACCAAGGGGGATTTGAAGGAAGTGAAAGAAGAGGTTGCCAAGTACAAGGTGAGATTTTACTCGatcgttttttatttttatttttttgtttatataattTGTTTGACATGTTGAGTGCGTATTGGTCTTGATTGTGTTACGTTGATGATATGATAGTGTTGTAATATTTGGTTTAGAGAAATTTGGAAATGAATTGGATGAGATTCTTAGTGTTAGTGATTTCCTAGTAGATAATAGTAACCAtactcctggcctatggtatgcgcctcaacccagaaaagtgtttctttggcgtcaccgccagcaagtttctgggttatatcgtcagcgaacgaggcatcgaagctaacccggacaaggtacaagccatcctcaacctggaggaccctgagtataaggtaaaCGTCCAGTGCCtacagggcaagttaaccgccctttctcgattcatctccagactcactgataggtgtgccccatttttcaaagtcctcaaaacgacccacaagaaggtcatcgactggaacccagagtgtcaggcggcgttccagggcttgaaaGAATACCTGGCAGCAGTCCCACTCCTTTCCGTTCCTGTGCAGGGagaaacactgtacatatacctagcggtatcaatatcagcggtaagctgcgccattgtctgGCGTGAGGGCCAGGAAGAACTCCCAGTATTCTACAGcggcaggggcatgaacggagcagaaacaagatatcgtcccttagagcaactcgctcttgcactcatcgttgccgccaggcgcctccgccaatactttcaggcccacacaatccatgtgttaactaatcaaccgctgaggcaggtaatgcagaaccctgaacattcgggacgcctcagcaagtgggccattgagctcatcgagttcgacattgattacaaaccaagaaccaccatgaagggccaggcggtggcggacttcattgctgaactcaccgagcgtcagccagaacccggcgcGGAGACAAAGCCCGGAAAGGAAATAATAACCGCTGAAGAATCAGCTCCCCTACattcagactggaacctgcatgtggacggctccgctagcgccaaggccagcggcgccgaagtcatcttaacaggacccgggggactgaacgcggagtacgcattgaaattcaacttcaaagcttcaaacaatatggcggagtacgaagcactcatcgccggcctactcctcgccatcgactcaggtgctgacagcgtcaacatcttcagcgactctcaattagtcgttaaccaggtcaacgacagcttccaagccaaggaccaacagttagcgacatatttggggtacgtcaagacactgctcaaaaaattcaaatttcacaccatcacacaaatccccagggaaaagaacaccaaggctgattcactggcgagactggcaactgcccagccacatcagagtccagcggacacaagagtggagtgccttgacaagccaagtatcacaaagaccctggcggagatcttcaacattgaagtcaatcccagctggatggacgagattattgaatacaagcgcaacgggacattgccggaggacaaagtcaaggcgcgacagctcaagcggagagcaacccgctacaacatccagaatggcaaactctaccgccaggggttcacccaccccaacctccgctgtttaaccccagaggagggaaaggtcgtgctggcaaggatccacggcggagaatgcggaaaccactagggcgccagatccttggccaatcgcacaatgcgacaaggctacttttggcccacactcggtgatgacgcccggcggatattgagatcttgccacaaatgtcaacagtatgctgatctcccacatgcaccggcagattagatgtcaatcatcatcggcccatgggttcactctacgtggggcctcgacttgatgggaaaattccaaaccgccaagggccagttcaaatacatcattgttgctatcgactacaacagcaagtggatagaggcagagccactgacggcaataactaccgccaaggtaattcacttcctctggaagaacatctactgccacTATgctgtcccacatacaatcattacagacaacggcacacagttcaacaacaaagaactcatctctttcaccgctaaccttggcaccaagttgagttttgcgtctgtcgcccacccccaaaccaacggccaggtcgaagcagcaaacaagataatcaagaagttgctgaaaaagaaactcgacaacgccaagggtttgtgggcggagaagcttccagaagttctatgggccatcaggacaactccaacttcctCCACCGGCGAAAcgcctttttgtatgatgttcggaacagaggctgtcctacccaTTGAGGTCACTCAACCTACctctagggtcgaaggctactgcccagagaccaacagcgacggcgtcaacctggacaaggacctcctagaggaaaaacgacacaaggcccacttgcacaacttgcaaaacaagcagcgggtatcgcgtttctacaacgccagagtcaaagcccggaacctccaattgggggactgggtaatgaaggaagtcattccaccgccaacaaaactccgcccaacttggtaaggtccatacaa
Coding sequences within:
- the LOC133711792 gene encoding large ribosomal subunit protein uL10y-like, which codes for MGKLSKAEKKINYDAKLCRLLDDYAQVLIVAADNVGSNQLQNIRQGLRGHSIVLMGKNTMMKRSIKIHAEKTGNNAILNLVPLLGNVGLIFTKGDLKEVKEEVAKYKCCNIWFREIWK